The Nicotiana sylvestris chromosome 6, ASM39365v2, whole genome shotgun sequence genomic sequence agcctcatatggactgAAGTAAGCCCCGCGAGCATGGAATAGTCGTATCGGCAAATATATTTAGACAATTAATTTAATCATTATCTCCATTTATATTCTCTTTACCTTAAATTTCGTAGGAGATATCTTActtatttatgtttatattaATGATCTTATTTTCACGGGTAATAACCCAAGTTTGTTTGAAGCTTTTAAGAAAGATATGTCTCGTGTATTCAAGATGACAGACTTATGGATCATGTCATAATACTTGGGCCTAGAAGTGAAGTAAATGGAGGAAGGCATTTATATCTCTCAAGAAAGCTATACAATAAATATCTTGAAGAAGTTCAACATATTCGATTGCAACCCCATGAATACACTAATGGAAATTGGAATAAGATTATCAAAGTTTAATGCTCGAGAAAAACTGGATCCCACATTTTTCAAGAGTCTTGTAGGAAACTTAAGGTACTTGACTTGTACCATGCCAGGTATACTCTTTGCGGTTGGAGTAGTAAGTCACTCCATGCAAGCTTCTTCCTCCACTAACttgaaggttgcaacaagaaTTCTTCATTACCTAAAAGATACTATTGGCTTCGggttattttattcttcttctacTAATTTTAGCCTTGTTAGATTTTGTGATAGTGATTATGCGAGAGATACTGATGATAGAAAAAGCACAACTGTTTTTATGTTTTTCTTGGGTGATTCTGTTATTTCATGGAGTTCAAAGAAACAATCAATTGTTACTCTATCGATTTGTGAATCTGAGTATGTAGCAGCAACATCCTGTATGTATGATGCTATTTGGTTGAGAATATTGTTAACGGAGCTCAATTTATCATAAATTGAAGCTACAGAGATTTGTATTGACAACAAATCCATACAGGCACTCATGAGGAATCCGGTGTATTATGATCGAAACAAGCATATAAACACAAGGTATCACTTCATCAGAGAATGCATTGCCAAAAAGGAAATCGAGCTCAAATAGCTGAAGTCTCATGATCAATTTGTGGATATCTCTACAAAGTCCTTCAAGTTTGAAGATTTCCAGAGATTAAGACCAAGTCTTGGAATGAAGACAAAAAATCAACATTAGGGAGAGATTTGTCGGGCCtatttcaaataaataaaaagaaaaaaaatctaaaaaattaATAAGATAACGGGAGGAAACAAGTAGCAATTGTGGGCGGCAACAACAATGTAAAACCATTATGTTCTAGATGGTTTTTTCAAGTTGGCAAAACTAGTTCTCGACAATAGCAACTTTCAGATCAAATTGCACTAAAATAAAGCAATCTAATTGGTTTAATATTTGGCAAGTTCTGCTATAAACAGGAGCCTTGCTCATTCAGTTATGTACACCAAATCGAGAGAAGCACTAGAGAGTTAGAGAGAGTAATCCACATATTATAGTCTGGTAGATAAATAATGATTAGGAGTAACATAGTAATGAGGTGTTTAAAATAAAGAGTATTATTTCTTTTgaagttgtagtagtctcttgacactaccAAATTGTAATATTATAGTAGTATATATTTCTCTACTTGGGTATTGTATTTAATGCCGGCCCGTTAAAGAATTGTGTATCATTGTTACACtgttgtgttattattatttaccATGAATATTATTTTTGAGCGGAATATTATTTTTCCAACAACAATCTCTGTTATTCGAACTTGGTATTTAcatcctgtcacacctccttttaatgcgccccgccccgaagggttaaatgcgcgagaggagtttttccaatttaagtgacaatattcgaaatgggattatttatttaattcagagtcgccccttgggaaaggtttggcttttggtgtcccaagtcaccggtttatcttgaatcccgaatcgaggaaaatattcgacttttccaaatgaagtctgcgaaccagaaattctaagtaaggaattttgttgacccgagggaaggtgttaggcaccctcgaatcccgtggttctagcacgatcgcttaaattgttataatggctaaatatctgatttaaatacatgttgtgacttatgtgcttttattaagtttaaaccgctttttattattatcatttatttttatagaattgcaacgtcgtgaaaatgtatctcgaaccacgtcacaatcaatgcacccgtagttgttaacacatttcgactccgttgagatttgaatttgggtcacataaatgcgcacccgaatttaagaatgtaatttaattaagtcgcgcctaaagagtctacgcgttattatctttggggaaggcagtgaaattcactaaacaatccatcccaaattctaaatatttattatgatcaattattgagggccccgcactgTGCatctttatttgacgaggctcgtctcattatttttaaaaaggatatcctaaagtgactacatttttattatgtttgtctctaaaaatagaagaaagaaaatgtatgctaattgaaatGCATGCTTAGCTAATCCCGGCCTCTTATTAGTTATCTGATTGATAATTTACAAGGTGAAGAATGTTGTACCTcatggaacatgcttttaatttgataaaagGGAATACatacgagattgatgaaatgctacatTTACTCCAAACACTCCTTAAGCTAAATTTAAATTAACTCATttaaacaggattaatagaattccttattaaaggatgCTACTAATGATATTCAAAActcgtcctataaactgcctaatgaagtTGAAACTCGAGAATCTAAAACTATATTGTATTTGGAGAGATTGAAAAGCCATCCACCCTACATATTCAAAGCATCTTGAAGAACGAGTTTGAATTAAGAATCATACT encodes the following:
- the LOC138871248 gene encoding uncharacterized mitochondrial protein AtMg00810-like, whose amino-acid sequence is MEEGIYISQESYTINILKKFNIFDCNPMNTLMEIGIRLSKFNAREKLDPTFFKSLVGNLRYLTCTMPGILFAVGVVSHSMQASSSTNLKVATRILHYLKDTIGFGLFYSSSTNFSLVRFCDSDYARDTDDRKSTTVFMFFLGDSVISWSSKKQSIVTLSICESEYVAATSCMYDAIWLRILLTELNLS